Within Actinoplanes sp. L3-i22, the genomic segment AGAATCTGATCGCCGAGATCGAAGAGCAGGAGCGCCGCCTGGTCTTCGCGACCTTCGACGAGGCGGACGCGTGGGCGCTGGGCTGCCTGCTCGTCAACCTGGCCACCCAGCGCGGGCTCCCGGTCGCGGTCGACATCCGCCGCGGCGAGCAGCAACTCTTCCACGCCGGGCTGCCCGGCTCCACCGCCGACAACGACGCCTGGATCGCCCGCAAGGTCCGGGTGGTGAACCGGTTCGCCGCCTCGTCGTACCTGATCGGCCGCCAGCTGGCCGCCAAGGGCCGGGAGCTGGACGCGGCGATGGGCGTCGACCCGGCGCTGTTCGCGGCGCACGGCGGCGCGTTCCCGATCCGGATCACGGGCGTCGGGGTGGTCGGCGTGGTGACCGTTTCCGGTCTGCCGCAGGCGGAGGACCACGCCCTGGTCGTCGAGGCGATCGAGACGTTCCTGGAGGACTGAGTCTGC encodes:
- a CDS encoding heme-degrading domain-containing protein, whose translation is MSDEAQNLIAEIEEQERRLVFATFDEADAWALGCLLVNLATQRGLPVAVDIRRGEQQLFHAGLPGSTADNDAWIARKVRVVNRFAASSYLIGRQLAAKGRELDAAMGVDPALFAAHGGAFPIRITGVGVVGVVTVSGLPQAEDHALVVEAIETFLED